Proteins encoded together in one uncultured Sphaerochaeta sp. window:
- a CDS encoding aminopeptidase yields the protein MENLLTQYARLVIEVQLKLREGDSLSINSEASTLTFARLLAQKAALATRQTVTIVHTNHGKVVDAIPIEPTEKEIFRPPVQGAVMCHIVDLDEHPYLTPTDLNTAAEEVTTLGKYGLLADPVFLDRRIAVPWANIPYPGPRWALQLLGTQASEEDMWKLFTTLYRIEDEHGFRFWEEQGNLLAYRKQKLNERGRCRIRLIGDLWEIGVTMAKDTIWAGGRQTLPSQRSFFSSLPVQAIHAALDGKSANGTFTSSRPFYVLGQEVKGARFTVQDGLVTEYAAQSGEEALTALFSVDENAKRVSEISLADHDTVESHYLEKSIHPLFAREMTSTIVLGGFSLDNLTTQQNEGDIEDSALCTSLVRVAVPIGDSHLSVTLHSEDGSESSVMEEGIFTEEGLV from the coding sequence ATGGAAAATTTGCTTACACAATATGCACGTCTTGTCATCGAGGTGCAATTGAAATTACGTGAGGGTGACAGCCTCTCCATCAACAGTGAGGCAAGCACCCTGACTTTTGCCAGACTGCTTGCTCAGAAGGCCGCACTTGCAACCAGGCAGACGGTCACCATCGTACATACCAACCATGGGAAGGTAGTGGACGCCATCCCCATCGAGCCGACAGAGAAGGAAATCTTCCGTCCCCCAGTACAGGGAGCCGTCATGTGCCACATTGTCGACCTGGACGAGCACCCATACCTTACACCAACCGACCTCAACACAGCAGCGGAGGAAGTAACCACCCTGGGGAAATACGGATTGCTCGCCGATCCCGTCTTCCTTGACCGGAGGATTGCCGTCCCCTGGGCCAATATACCCTATCCAGGCCCTCGCTGGGCGTTGCAGTTGCTTGGGACCCAAGCAAGTGAAGAGGATATGTGGAAACTTTTCACCACGCTCTACCGAATAGAAGATGAGCATGGCTTCCGTTTCTGGGAAGAGCAGGGAAACCTCCTGGCTTACAGGAAACAGAAACTGAATGAACGAGGAAGGTGCAGGATCCGTTTGATCGGGGACCTTTGGGAGATTGGTGTTACCATGGCCAAGGACACCATCTGGGCCGGCGGCAGACAAACCCTGCCCAGCCAACGCTCGTTCTTCTCTTCACTCCCGGTGCAGGCAATTCATGCTGCCCTGGATGGCAAAAGTGCCAATGGAACATTCACCTCCTCAAGGCCCTTCTATGTCCTTGGACAGGAAGTAAAGGGAGCACGGTTCACTGTGCAAGATGGATTGGTCACAGAGTATGCAGCACAGAGTGGCGAAGAAGCGCTCACTGCACTCTTCTCAGTTGATGAGAATGCGAAGAGAGTGAGTGAAATCTCACTTGCCGATCATGATACCGTTGAAAGCCATTACCTGGAAAAATCGATCCATCCCCTCTTTGCACGGGAAATGACCAGCACGATTGTGCTGGGTGGATTCTCCCTGGACAATCTGACCACTCAACAGAATGAAGGGGATATAGAAGACAGTGCTCTTTGCACCTCCCTGGTGAGGGTGGCGGTACCAATTGGGGACAGCCATCTATCGGTAACGCTGCATAGCGAGGATGGGAGTGAGTCATCTGTAATGGAAGAGGGAATATTCACAGAGGAGGGACTGGTATGA